The Thermacetogenium phaeum DSM 12270 genome segment CTTGACCTGCGGGCTTGCTCACAAACCAGATGTAACTGCACAGGCAGACGCCGATAATGATAGCGGGCACCACCCCGGCCAGAAACAGGGCTCCGATGGAGGCATTGGTTGCCGTCGCGAACAGGATCATATTAATGCTCGGCGGCATGACGATGGCCAGGGCGCCTGCAGAGGCGAACATACCAAGCGCGAACTTTTCGCTGTTGCTCTTCGAAACAACAGGAAACATAACCCTTCCTATAGTACCCGCAGCCGCCGGAGCCGAACCGGACATGGCACCGAAAAGCTCGTTGGCAAGAATGGCGGCGATCGGAATCCCGCCCCTTACCTTAACCAGCCAGGGCGTAAAACTCTTCACCAGCCTGTCCGCAAAAGAACTCTTTTCCATGAAGGACCCGGCCAACAGGAAAAAGGGGACCGCCGTCAAAGTGAACTTGGCGACACCGTCGTACAGCCCTGTGATGACCATATCGATCGGGATCTGCTGCACTATCAGCAGGATGTACAGCCCGGCTCCCAGAAGACCGACATAAATGGGCAGGCCCATAACAATGCAGATTATGAGGATGGCTATACCCCAGAACATGTGCCCTCATCCTCCTTCATCCCGACGACCTCCGCTGCAGGGGCATCAGTGATGGGATGCACCAGTCTCGCCATTATCATGCAGGCGAGCGCCAGAGGGATGACCAGGTAGGCGATCCACAAGGGGAAACCGATCGCTTGGGTGGTCATATTTAATTCCCCGTTGCGCATCACGATGACCATTCCGGCGTAGAGGAGATACCCGCTCAGAAAAACGGTTACCGCACACCTCAACACGTCAACGGCACGTCTGACCTTTTCCCCCAATGCCCGGTATAGGGCGGTCATCGCCAGCTGTTCATTGTCATTTTCCAGCAGCCCCTGGGAGAGATAGACCATCCAGACCAGGGCCAAAACGCTGACCTCTTCCCCCCAGACGAAAGGCCTGCTGAAGACATAGCGGGCGACAACATTAATAAAAGCGCTTGCGGTACATACCAGCAGTAAGACGCCAGAAATGCTATCCAGGCATGTTAATATCCTTCGGAGATGCTTTCGCAGCTGGACCACAGATTTCTTCGCTCCTTTAAAGTAAATTGCCATCCGCTGACTGCCTGCGGGGTGGCCGGCTTTGGAGACCGGCCACCCCGCGGCTGAAATTAACTACCTATCGCTTTCTTGAGACTCTCATAGATCGGTTTGGCGTCCGGGTTATCCTTCAAAAACGTCTCGTGGACCACCTTGCTTGCTTCTTCAAGCTGGGCTCTCAGCTGGGGAGAGGCTTCGATTACCTGCACTCCTGCCGCCTTCATATCATCGAGGGCTTTCTGCTGCAGCTCCCTGGCAAACTTCTCAGCATTGGGCTGGATTTCCTTGGCGCTCTCCAGGATGATCTCCCTTAAGTCGGAGGGAAGCCCTTCAAGCCACTTCTTGTTCATCATAAATATTGTAA includes the following:
- a CDS encoding TRAP transporter small permease, yielding MAIYFKGAKKSVVQLRKHLRRILTCLDSISGVLLLVCTASAFINVVARYVFSRPFVWGEEVSVLALVWMVYLSQGLLENDNEQLAMTALYRALGEKVRRAVDVLRCAVTVFLSGYLLYAGMVIVMRNGELNMTTQAIGFPLWIAYLVIPLALACMIMARLVHPITDAPAAEVVGMKEDEGTCSGV